In Methanomicrobium antiquum, one DNA window encodes the following:
- a CDS encoding ABC transporter permease produces MNTKNCLIIAKKELKSLSSEKTILLAIVLQVFIAMFSSFLLVGLASMYNPDSISQHSNIKYPVAYTGESPDFLDYLKNNRDFVVYEMELSPAVAALKERKLSGVIWMTDVPANSEYPIKITLYTIENDISSSLVSVKLKSIMLDYEKDLREIRSDRLTQTPLEIKIPASSPSGDFYEFVYGLLIPLLVFMPAIISGALIIDLITEEYQQDTLETLMSTTITFPEMIWGKILACFILVPLQSAGWMILLILNGIYIFGPLEIIAHVSVASLSLILIGAISALKYRERTNAQFIFSAAIVVIILFFLAVPMNTANIIARLSVGSIGAEHWIVFFLMTGITAMLSLITTKYAKRIRKNFV; encoded by the coding sequence ATGAATACTAAAAACTGCCTGATCATTGCAAAAAAAGAATTGAAGAGTCTTTCAAGCGAGAAAACAATATTGCTTGCAATAGTTCTTCAGGTATTTATTGCAATGTTTTCCTCGTTTCTTTTAGTCGGACTTGCATCAATGTATAATCCTGATTCCATAAGCCAGCATTCAAACATAAAATACCCTGTTGCCTATACAGGTGAGTCCCCGGATTTTTTAGATTACCTCAAAAACAACCGAGATTTCGTTGTCTATGAGATGGAATTATCACCTGCTGTTGCCGCATTAAAGGAGAGAAAATTATCAGGTGTTATCTGGATGACAGATGTGCCGGCAAATTCAGAGTACCCGATAAAAATAACGCTTTATACAATCGAAAATGACATTTCATCAAGCCTTGTCAGTGTTAAATTAAAGTCTATAATGCTTGATTATGAAAAAGATTTGCGGGAGATAAGAAGCGACAGGCTGACGCAGACACCTCTGGAGATTAAAATCCCTGCTTCAAGCCCTTCGGGAGATTTTTATGAGTTTGTCTACGGACTTTTGATACCGCTTTTAGTTTTCATGCCGGCAATAATATCCGGGGCATTAATAATTGATCTGATAACAGAGGAATACCAGCAGGATACTCTTGAAACCCTCATGTCGACGACAATCACTTTTCCGGAAATGATCTGGGGAAAAATTCTTGCATGTTTTATTCTTGTTCCACTGCAATCTGCCGGATGGATGATACTTTTAATTCTAAACGGAATCTATATCTTTGGCCCTCTTGAAATTATTGCACATGTTTCTGTGGCTTCTCTTTCACTTATCCTGATAGGCGCAATTTCAGCTCTTAAATATCGTGAGAGGACAAATGCACAGTTTATCTTTTCAGCCGCCATTGTTGTAATAATTCTTTTTTTCCTCGCTGTTCCTATGAATACAGCAAATATAATAGCAAGGCTTTCTGTTGGCTCAATAGGTGCTGAACACTGGATTGTCTTTTTCTTAATGACAGGTATTACGGCGATGCTTTCGTTGATTACTACAAAATATGCAAAAAGAATTCGAAAAAATTTTGTTTAG
- a CDS encoding PEGA domain-containing protein: MVKNNAFRFGLLILAIFATITVSAGADEIVGNQLGWITFHTNVDGATIYIDGSAAGTTVNQVYTETVYLDGSPGSFPKTAYAAKSGFTTSGTQNLGTPSAGQTLNYYMTLNPSGPSTGSIYVTSSPSNAMVYIDNVYVGNTPHSVGGYTPGNHNVEVVKSGYENWASSVYVTAGSSTTVQASLNPVQTQGTISVKSSPSGASVYLDGNYKGQTPTTITGVIKGAHVIELNKAGYYEWTGQVTVYPGQTASIYPTLQPQPAPSTGTIYVSSTPGGAYVYLDGSYEGITPGSGSMAIDNVNSGTHTLNLKYSGYKDATTTVTLIGGGTASANIPLTPVSPAVSTGTLSLTSIPTGANAFVNNEYKGITPFTLTLDAGQYDITFRLPGYTDATTTATVNAGASSTVQGSLVPVSQQTQSGSLPFAVIGSIIIAGFVLAVVSKRE; the protein is encoded by the coding sequence ATGGTAAAGAATAATGCTTTTCGATTTGGTCTTTTGATTCTCGCAATTTTTGCGACAATCACTGTTTCAGCAGGTGCAGACGAAATTGTCGGAAACCAGTTGGGTTGGATAACATTCCATACAAATGTAGATGGAGCAACAATTTACATCGATGGAAGTGCGGCAGGAACAACAGTAAATCAGGTATATACAGAAACGGTATACCTTGACGGAAGCCCGGGCAGTTTTCCTAAAACCGCATACGCTGCAAAATCAGGGTTCACAACATCAGGCACACAAAATCTTGGCACTCCTTCAGCAGGTCAGACACTTAACTATTACATGACACTAAATCCTTCCGGACCATCTACAGGTTCGATTTATGTGACATCCTCACCTTCCAACGCAATGGTCTACATTGACAATGTTTATGTTGGAAATACACCTCACTCTGTCGGAGGTTATACTCCTGGAAACCATAATGTCGAAGTTGTCAAATCTGGATATGAAAACTGGGCATCAAGTGTATATGTGACAGCAGGAAGCTCGACTACTGTTCAGGCATCACTAAATCCGGTACAGACACAGGGAACAATTTCAGTCAAGTCTTCCCCTTCCGGTGCAAGTGTATACCTTGACGGAAACTACAAAGGTCAGACTCCAACAACAATTACCGGAGTTATAAAAGGTGCACATGTAATTGAGCTTAACAAAGCAGGGTACTATGAATGGACAGGTCAGGTAACAGTGTACCCCGGACAGACAGCATCTATCTATCCGACACTTCAGCCTCAGCCAGCTCCATCAACAGGAACAATTTATGTTTCATCAACACCAGGCGGGGCTTACGTTTATCTTGACGGATCATATGAAGGAATAACACCAGGTTCAGGTTCAATGGCTATTGACAATGTCAATTCCGGTACACATACATTAAACCTCAAGTATTCCGGATATAAAGATGCAACAACAACAGTGACTCTTATCGGAGGTGGAACAGCCTCTGCAAACATTCCTCTAACACCTGTTTCACCTGCGGTTTCAACAGGAACACTTTCCCTGACATCTATTCCGACAGGAGCAAATGCATTTGTAAATAACGAGTACAAAGGAATAACACCTTTTACACTCACTCTTGATGCAGGACAGTATGACATAACCTTCAGACTCCCCGGATACACAGATGCAACAACAACCGCAACAGTTAATGCAGGTGCATCATCAACAGTCCAGGGCTCTTTGGTTCCTGTTTCACAACAGACACAGTCAGGCAGTCTTCCATTCGCAGTAATTGGAAGCATCATTATCGCAGGATTTGTTCTTGCAGTAGTGTCAAAAAGAGAATAA
- a CDS encoding methyl-coenzyme M reductase glutamine C-methyltransferase, whose amino-acid sequence MRFTVISPDIYTYGAMLIAGILKNNGYDVVIKNTLSASPKDTVLLSLYSTQHLINEEIKSFVAERKKTQGEVFVGGPVSAYPEIIFGELNPDCVITGEGEDTVLLIAEKGISDDIPGLSYRDEKGDIIKTKHAGPASINRPLPLIPKDIAKQSIRGASAYIETHRGCTGACTFCQVPRYFGRNIRSRELEDILKEVREFKKHGAKRISVSGGTGSLYKYKNGQIDEDAFVELLKGMAKIMGPKNVSSPDIRVDCISDKILDAIRDYTIGWVFFGLESGSDNVLMHMGKGARVKQASDAVYKCREHGLKVAGSFIVGHPLETETDYELTKDFIAEHYLDDVFVSIAEPIPKTPLADLVLKTPSEKNPTYVPHAGEYKSLKLSESEARSFDLQMHADMFKPNLHVVTDEVFNAYLKGVRKDGFEVRAATDLLFKYYYNSEN is encoded by the coding sequence ATGAGATTTACCGTCATATCGCCTGACATCTACACATACGGTGCAATGCTTATTGCCGGAATTTTAAAAAACAACGGATATGACGTTGTTATAAAAAACACTCTTTCTGCGAGTCCAAAAGACACAGTTCTTTTAAGCCTTTATTCAACTCAGCATCTGATAAATGAAGAAATAAAATCATTTGTTGCAGAAAGAAAAAAAACACAGGGAGAAGTGTTTGTTGGCGGACCTGTCTCAGCATACCCTGAAATTATTTTTGGCGAGTTAAATCCCGACTGTGTCATTACAGGAGAAGGTGAAGATACAGTTCTTTTAATTGCAGAGAAGGGAATCTCAGATGATATTCCCGGTCTTTCATATAGAGATGAAAAAGGAGATATAATAAAGACAAAACATGCAGGGCCTGCATCAATAAATCGTCCTTTGCCTTTGATTCCAAAAGATATAGCAAAACAAAGCATCAGAGGAGCATCTGCATATATTGAAACACACAGAGGATGCACAGGTGCCTGCACATTCTGCCAGGTGCCAAGATATTTTGGACGTAACATAAGAAGCAGAGAACTTGAGGATATTCTAAAGGAAGTCAGGGAATTTAAAAAACACGGTGCAAAGCGGATATCAGTATCAGGAGGAACAGGATCTCTATACAAGTACAAAAACGGACAGATTGATGAAGATGCTTTTGTTGAACTTTTAAAAGGCATGGCCAAAATTATGGGCCCCAAAAATGTTTCCTCTCCTGACATCCGTGTGGACTGTATAAGCGATAAAATACTTGATGCAATAAGGGATTATACAATTGGCTGGGTATTTTTTGGACTTGAATCAGGAAGCGATAATGTGCTTATGCATATGGGGAAGGGTGCCAGAGTAAAGCAGGCATCAGATGCTGTTTACAAATGCCGTGAGCATGGACTAAAAGTTGCCGGAAGTTTCATTGTCGGCCACCCCCTTGAAACAGAGACAGATTATGAACTGACAAAAGATTTTATTGCAGAACATTATCTTGACGATGTTTTTGTATCAATTGCAGAACCTATTCCTAAAACGCCGCTAGCAGATCTTGTTTTAAAAACGCCGTCAGAAAAAAACCCCACATATGTTCCACACGCAGGAGAATATAAAAGCTTGAAGCTTTCAGAGAGTGAAGCAAGATCTTTTGATCTTCAGATGCACGCTGATATGTTCAAACCAAATCTTCATGTTGTAACTGACGAGGTCTTCAATGCGTATCTTAAAGGAGTCAGAAAAGACGGTTTTGAAGTAAGAGCGGCAACAGATTTATTATTCAAGTACTACTACAATTCTGAAAATTAA
- a CDS encoding Nramp family divalent metal transporter — MAFNFKLRSFRNLSDKLRFIGPGILLAIAAAGESGISEALEIGAHYHFELIWVIILTLIFKFAFTNGIARYTLSTGETIFEGLTKIPGPKNWTVVFITLIFLLEMFAYGGMLLFGAIFIDYYLPGVYFERLIALITLAVILFLLWKNSYERIEIIVVAIAICLFVGIGYCLLGFNLPIESIAAGVIPKVPPGSVLSIMALMGAIGSGLNLLLYTVWLHEKSHGECGPDFFKKYIRYVNLDLLLAFFLVSVITILFMTLGVSGFVVSFIGHGEELSLDAIIVQVLYVLSNVPFGNAFFLIFGYLIMFGAAITGIDGRARAISSVLKSSYSTKFSEMQLYRILILIFAGIIASAVIFGEPSALIHSVSAIASIMFALLGFMVIYLDLKLPDYSRGNRVWLLIMVLGSSAFLFMALMMEGTFIIVGLPLIESLVLLIIPVYIFTKTELFRKCITRRLEIADFIWVILIFAAISVYGAFRGIPTEGIVINAGHVGPMIAGIICGPAAGALTGLAGGVYIFETGGSTALIFAIGTIASGIITGYFTYYWRGNLTYSKGALMVIAAELFCYVAVPLILLKDTAFVADLLRRSFLPMLIANMTGVLIFIYFLKEGKYCIIHKQKSRNNIKFRPGKKDVSLSDDKGKKESQQERL, encoded by the coding sequence GTGGCATTTAACTTCAAATTACGTTCTTTTAGAAATCTTTCAGATAAACTTCGCTTTATAGGACCAGGTATTCTTCTTGCAATTGCCGCCGCAGGTGAAAGTGGAATCTCAGAAGCACTTGAAATCGGTGCGCACTATCATTTTGAACTTATCTGGGTTATAATTCTTACATTAATCTTTAAGTTTGCCTTTACAAACGGCATTGCAAGATATACACTTTCAACTGGAGAGACAATTTTTGAGGGTCTTACAAAAATACCGGGGCCTAAAAACTGGACCGTTGTTTTCATCACACTGATATTTCTTTTAGAGATGTTCGCATACGGAGGAATGCTTCTTTTTGGCGCAATCTTCATCGACTACTATCTGCCGGGAGTATACTTTGAAAGGCTTATTGCTTTGATAACCCTTGCTGTAATTTTGTTTTTGCTATGGAAAAATTCATACGAAAGAATTGAAATAATCGTTGTTGCAATTGCAATCTGCCTTTTTGTTGGAATAGGCTACTGTTTGTTAGGATTTAACCTCCCAATAGAGTCAATTGCCGCAGGTGTCATTCCAAAAGTTCCGCCAGGCTCAGTCCTTTCGATTATGGCTTTGATGGGCGCAATAGGTTCGGGATTAAATCTTTTATTATATACTGTATGGCTTCATGAGAAAAGTCATGGTGAATGCGGCCCTGATTTTTTCAAAAAATACATACGCTATGTAAACCTCGATCTTTTGCTTGCGTTCTTCCTGGTATCTGTAATAACAATTCTTTTCATGACTCTTGGTGTAAGCGGATTTGTTGTATCATTCATAGGTCATGGTGAAGAATTAAGTCTTGATGCAATCATTGTTCAGGTTTTATATGTTTTATCAAACGTTCCCTTTGGAAATGCATTCTTTTTGATATTCGGTTATCTTATAATGTTTGGTGCGGCAATCACAGGAATAGACGGTCGTGCCCGTGCAATATCATCCGTTTTAAAGAGCTCATACTCTACAAAATTTTCAGAGATGCAGCTTTACAGGATTCTCATCTTAATTTTTGCAGGAATTATTGCATCCGCGGTTATATTTGGAGAACCCTCAGCCCTGATTCATTCGGTCTCTGCTATTGCATCTATCATGTTTGCCCTGCTTGGATTCATGGTAATTTACCTTGATCTAAAACTGCCTGATTATTCACGCGGCAACAGGGTCTGGCTTTTGATAATGGTACTTGGAAGTTCCGCATTTTTATTTATGGCGCTAATGATGGAGGGAACTTTCATCATTGTCGGACTTCCGCTCATCGAAAGCCTTGTCCTTTTGATTATTCCGGTATACATCTTCACTAAAACCGAGCTTTTCAGAAAGTGCATAACAAGGCGGCTTGAGATAGCAGACTTCATATGGGTCATTCTGATATTTGCCGCAATCTCAGTTTACGGAGCTTTCAGGGGAATTCCAACAGAAGGAATAGTTATCAATGCAGGTCATGTCGGCCCGATGATTGCAGGAATTATATGCGGGCCTGCCGCCGGTGCACTTACAGGTCTTGCCGGAGGAGTCTATATTTTTGAAACCGGCGGAAGTACTGCACTTATATTTGCAATTGGAACAATTGCATCAGGGATAATCACAGGTTACTTTACATATTACTGGAGAGGAAATCTCACATACTCAAAAGGAGCTTTAATGGTAATTGCCGCAGAGCTTTTCTGCTATGTGGCAGTTCCGCTCATTCTTCTAAAAGATACAGCATTTGTCGCAGATCTTCTTCGAAGAAGTTTTCTGCCAATGCTCATCGCCAATATGACAGGTGTTTTAATCTTTATCTACTTCTTAAAAGAAGGAAAATACTGCATTATTCATAAACAAAAAAGCCGGAATAATATTAAGTTTAGGCCTGGAAAAAAAGATGTTTCCCTCTCAGACGATAAAGGCAAAAAAGAATCCCAACAGGAGAGGTTGTAA
- a CDS encoding ABC transporter substrate-binding protein, which yields MDIKIPRSNFRIKLSTIIFLILIITGLGFLFLYNFGPAPESYPEEIKIGAILPLSGSMKEYGIEIKQGIDLAVEDINSAGGLRGRPVSVEYFDNIGSENLAVFGFKGMVDDKIPIVIGPVSSNIALVLAGLAEELETVLISPTATNPGLSDYKNYVFRTISSDVYQGKGIAKVLPTLNPGVKTASVIYINTDYGIGLKSSFEDWFPQAGGEVVFSKSYEAGEPDYYNLINELKEKNSDAVVLVGTVEDATTILKNADEMNLDTIWFCSEGLINAVIPETVGEYSEGICALMQSSQIQSNVFINRYMKKYNKTVDWPVTYGYDTMMVVAEAVGASDYDGKSISDALKRVRHIGLCGPKVFDENGDIPPAYDIMRIEKGKWERVKWNQVVFSEDSQTESH from the coding sequence ATGGATATAAAAATACCCCGCTCTAATTTTAGAATTAAGCTTTCAACAATTATATTTCTGATTCTTATAATCACAGGGCTTGGTTTTCTCTTCCTTTACAATTTTGGCCCTGCACCTGAAAGCTACCCTGAAGAAATTAAAATAGGAGCAATTCTTCCGCTTTCGGGAAGCATGAAAGAGTACGGAATCGAAATAAAACAGGGAATCGATCTTGCAGTTGAAGATATAAACAGCGCAGGAGGACTTAGGGGAAGGCCTGTATCTGTTGAATACTTTGATAATATCGGAAGCGAAAATCTGGCTGTTTTTGGATTTAAGGGTATGGTGGATGATAAAATACCAATAGTCATAGGTCCGGTTTCAAGCAACATCGCACTTGTCCTTGCAGGTCTTGCAGAAGAGTTGGAAACTGTTTTAATCTCTCCTACTGCAACAAATCCGGGTCTTTCGGATTACAAAAATTATGTTTTCAGAACCATATCGTCTGATGTATATCAGGGAAAAGGCATTGCAAAAGTTCTTCCAACACTAAACCCCGGTGTAAAAACGGCCTCTGTGATATACATAAATACAGATTATGGAATCGGACTTAAAAGCTCATTTGAGGATTGGTTCCCTCAGGCAGGAGGAGAAGTTGTTTTTTCAAAAAGCTATGAAGCAGGAGAGCCTGACTATTACAATCTCATAAACGAGCTTAAAGAGAAAAATTCCGATGCTGTTGTATTGGTAGGAACTGTTGAAGATGCTACAACAATTCTCAAAAACGCAGATGAGATGAATCTTGATACAATATGGTTCTGCTCGGAGGGTCTTATAAACGCAGTTATTCCTGAAACTGTCGGAGAATATAGTGAAGGAATATGTGCTCTTATGCAATCAAGCCAGATACAATCAAATGTATTCATAAACCGATATATGAAAAAATACAATAAAACTGTGGACTGGCCTGTGACTTACGGATATGATACCATGATGGTTGTTGCAGAAGCGGTTGGTGCATCAGACTATGATGGAAAGAGCATAAGCGATGCCCTTAAGCGTGTAAGGCATATTGGTCTTTGCGGGCCGAAGGTATTTGATGAGAATGGAGATATACCGCCTGCCTATGATATTATGAGAATTGAAAAGGGCAAATGGGAAAGAGTCAAATGGAATCAGGTTGTCTTCAGCGAGGATAGCCAGACAGAGAGTCATTGA
- a CDS encoding metal ABC transporter permease, whose amino-acid sequence MSGRSDCPWPCPPGFGEALTQEDKGEIMIAALGYEFFRNALLAGILASVACGIIGSFVVVKRMVSLSGGISHASFGGIGLGYYLGFDPIAGAMVFCIAVAAFIARLRSVAHQHLDTLVGAVWAGGMAFGIMLIYLTPGFAPDLFGYLFGNILLVPSSDLFLMFAIVIGIILIIGLFYNHFLAVTFDEEYASVMNIPSGFVMTVLLILTAVTIVMLIQVVGIILVIALLTLPAAIAREFTGNLKMMIYLSVLTGIFFTTTGIFLSYELNVPSGATIILFSVIVYLIVIGFKKNLRKKEKLSE is encoded by the coding sequence ATGTCCGGTAGATCTGATTGCCCATGGCCTTGCCCACCGGGTTTTGGAGAAGCACTAACACAGGAGGATAAAGGAGAGATTATGATTGCCGCTCTTGGTTATGAATTTTTTAGAAACGCTCTTTTAGCAGGGATTTTAGCAAGTGTTGCCTGCGGAATAATCGGAAGTTTTGTGGTTGTTAAAAGAATGGTCTCTTTATCCGGTGGAATTTCGCATGCATCCTTTGGAGGAATAGGGCTTGGATATTATCTTGGATTTGATCCAATAGCCGGAGCAATGGTTTTTTGTATTGCTGTTGCGGCTTTTATTGCCAGGCTTAGAAGCGTTGCTCATCAGCATCTGGACACTCTTGTTGGCGCTGTTTGGGCAGGGGGAATGGCTTTTGGAATTATGCTTATATATTTAACACCGGGATTCGCGCCTGATCTTTTTGGATATTTATTCGGAAACATCCTGCTGGTTCCCTCATCAGATCTTTTCCTGATGTTTGCAATAGTTATTGGAATTATTTTAATTATCGGACTCTTTTACAATCATTTTCTGGCAGTTACATTTGATGAAGAGTATGCATCAGTAATGAATATTCCATCAGGGTTTGTGATGACAGTCCTTTTGATTCTAACTGCTGTTACTATTGTTATGCTGATTCAGGTGGTAGGAATAATACTTGTAATTGCGCTTTTGACTCTCCCTGCGGCAATTGCACGTGAATTCACAGGTAATCTTAAAATGATGATTTATCTGTCAGTTCTGACGGGGATTTTTTTTACAACAACAGGAATATTTCTCTCATATGAACTAAACGTTCCATCCGGCGCCACAATAATTCTGTTTAGTGTTATAGTATATCTGATAGTAATCGGGTTTAAGAAGAACCTAAGAAAAAAAGAGAAATTATCTGAGTAG
- a CDS encoding metal ABC transporter ATP-binding protein, whose translation MPDTAVEVKKVTVYKENQKVLDNVDFKIKEGESYAIIGPNGGGKSILLKVILGLIKPDFGTVEIYGEEPKKNRYLLGYVPQFHTFDFKYPITVSEMVLTGRLGHIGGLRKKYSASDYELVDEALESLGISELSSRSISEISGGEQQRAIIARAIVGKPKILLLDEPTVYVDSPTEDKFHDILMDLHKKMTIVLVTHDIGVLSSNIDIIACLNKKLYTHNNNEITDDMLLSAYKCPVDLIAHGLAHRVLEKH comes from the coding sequence ATGCCTGATACTGCTGTTGAAGTAAAAAAGGTCACAGTTTACAAGGAAAATCAAAAAGTTCTTGACAATGTTGATTTTAAAATTAAAGAGGGAGAGTCCTATGCAATAATCGGTCCAAATGGCGGCGGAAAATCAATCCTTTTGAAAGTAATCCTTGGACTTATAAAACCTGATTTTGGAACAGTTGAAATATATGGTGAGGAACCTAAAAAAAACCGCTATCTTTTAGGATATGTGCCGCAGTTTCATACATTTGATTTCAAATATCCAATTACTGTTTCTGAGATGGTGCTTACCGGAAGGCTGGGACACATAGGAGGCCTTAGAAAAAAATATTCCGCTTCTGATTACGAGCTTGTTGATGAGGCTTTAGAATCTTTGGGAATTTCTGAACTTTCTTCAAGAAGCATAAGTGAGATTTCCGGTGGTGAACAACAAAGAGCGATTATTGCACGCGCAATAGTTGGAAAACCCAAAATACTCCTGCTGGACGAACCAACTGTTTATGTTGACTCTCCAACAGAGGACAAATTCCATGATATCTTAATGGATCTTCATAAAAAGATGACAATTGTTCTTGTAACCCACGATATTGGTGTTCTGTCATCCAATATTGATATTATTGCATGTTTAAACAAAAAACTCTACACACACAACAATAATGAAATTACCGATGATATGCTTCTTTCCGCCTACAAATGTCCGGTAGATCTGATTGCCCATGGCCTTGCCCACCGGGTTTTGGAGAAGCACTAA
- a CDS encoding metal ABC transporter solute-binding protein, Zn/Mn family — protein sequence MKAGIRNDIFLLLIALIMMNFLTILFSGCTQNSENISDYSDNNSKLTVAVSILPEKEFAEAVGKDRVDVYVMIPPGSNPHTYELTSGQLKALSETELYAMTGSQIEFELAWMDKIKSINPDMKIVDCSNGISLITGENNGVDPHIWLSPQNMKKMAENFCEGLIEVSPDEKDYFLANFQNYAEKIDEADKKIKSELSGREEETILVYHPAWSYFARDYSLNLISVESDGKEPSPAEIAEIIDMAKEKDIKVVFASPEHTTRSAEVIANAISGKVVLIDPLSENYIENLESVAKAFSEV from the coding sequence ATGAAAGCAGGGATAAGAAACGATATATTTCTTCTGTTAATTGCCCTTATTATGATGAATTTTTTAACGATTTTGTTTTCAGGGTGTACACAAAACTCTGAAAACATCTCTGACTACTCAGATAACAATTCCAAATTAACTGTTGCTGTATCAATACTTCCTGAAAAGGAGTTTGCAGAGGCTGTAGGAAAAGATAGGGTTGATGTTTATGTCATGATTCCGCCCGGCTCAAATCCTCATACATATGAGCTTACATCGGGGCAGTTAAAAGCCCTCTCTGAAACCGAACTTTATGCAATGACCGGCTCTCAAATAGAATTTGAGCTTGCCTGGATGGATAAAATAAAAAGCATAAATCCGGATATGAAAATTGTTGATTGTTCAAACGGAATATCTTTAATAACCGGAGAAAACAATGGAGTGGATCCTCATATCTGGTTGTCACCACAAAATATGAAAAAAATGGCTGAGAACTTCTGTGAAGGTTTAATTGAGGTAAGTCCTGATGAGAAAGATTATTTTCTGGCTAACTTTCAAAATTACGCTGAAAAAATAGATGAGGCTGACAAAAAAATCAAATCCGAGCTTTCCGGAAGAGAAGAAGAGACAATTTTAGTTTACCATCCGGCATGGTCATACTTTGCAAGGGATTATTCTTTAAATCTTATATCTGTTGAAAGTGATGGAAAAGAGCCTTCACCTGCAGAAATTGCCGAAATAATTGATATGGCAAAAGAAAAGGACATAAAAGTTGTATTTGCATCACCTGAGCATACTACAAGAAGTGCTGAGGTAATTGCCAATGCAATATCAGGAAAAGTGGTTTTGATTGATCCGCTCTCTGAAAACTACATTGAAAATTTAGAATCTGTTGCCAAAGCATTCTCGGAGGTCTAA
- a CDS encoding FmdE family protein: protein MTRNLKSFEEASEFHGHKCPGLAYGYRAAEYALKELFQDRAQDEELVAIVENDACGIDAIQFLTGCTIGKGNLIFNDYGKQVYTFIKRNGNDAVRIVQKDKTSMGDFDKVTGELSDKVFSNTATDEEKNEFFRRREIVMNKILQMPVEDLYTLKHIKPQIPEKARLFKSHKCARCGENVSESRARIENGEIVCIPCFNEYSRGW from the coding sequence ATGACCCGAAATTTAAAATCTTTTGAAGAGGCCTCAGAGTTTCACGGGCATAAATGCCCGGGTCTTGCTTATGGATACAGGGCCGCAGAATATGCATTAAAAGAACTGTTCCAGGACAGAGCGCAGGATGAAGAGCTTGTAGCAATTGTTGAAAACGATGCATGCGGTATTGATGCAATCCAGTTTTTAACCGGCTGTACAATAGGGAAAGGGAATCTTATTTTCAATGATTACGGAAAGCAGGTTTATACATTTATTAAAAGAAACGGAAACGATGCCGTAAGGATTGTTCAAAAAGATAAAACCTCAATGGGTGATTTTGACAAAGTCACAGGTGAACTTTCAGATAAAGTCTTTTCAAACACTGCAACAGATGAGGAGAAAAATGAATTTTTCAGGCGAAGAGAGATAGTTATGAATAAAATTCTTCAGATGCCTGTTGAGGATTTATATACCTTAAAACACATTAAACCGCAAATTCCGGAGAAGGCAAGATTGTTCAAATCCCACAAATGTGCAAGATGCGGAGAGAATGTATCTGAATCAAGGGCAAGAATTGAAAACGGAGAGATTGTCTGTATCCCGTGCTTCAATGAATATTCCCGGGGATGGTAA